The following nucleotide sequence is from Phycisphaera sp..
CGAAGTACCACGCTTCGAGCCCGCCCACCAGCACCCACCACGCTGGCGTGGGCGCGTGGTGGCGATCGAAGCGTTCGACGAGCCTCCGCAGTTCCCCGTGCGACAGGTTCTCGACGCGCGGCTCGGCCACGCCGTGCGTCCCGGCCCCCGGCAGATCGCCCAGGCGCGGCTCGAAGGCGGGCCGGGGCGTGGCCTCGGCGATCGCCGTGTAGGCCCGGTCGATGGCACCGAGGTTGGACACGCTCACGACGAACGGCAGGAGGAAGGCGAGGGTGAGGAGCAGGTGCAGGGCGTAACGCGGACCCGTGTAGGTCCGCCGGAGGACCGACCACGGGTCCGGAGCCGCCCCCTCAATGTGAAGGCGATCGGCGAGGTTTGCATAAACGAGCAATCCGGAAGCGTGGCGAACATCTGCGTGATCGAGAGAGGCCCAACATAGATTCGCGTGTTCAAAATGTGTCGAGGTGAGATCTGCGTGTTCGAGGCTCGCATAACCGAGGTACGCGTGTTCGAAGTATGCCGAGTGGTAGTGCCCGTGATCGAGCGATGCGCCGCCGAGGTACGCATGTTCGAGATGGGTCGAGTAGAGACTTGCGTGTTGGAGAAGGGCCTGGCTGAAGTTTGCGTACTCGAGACGAGCGTCTCCGAGGTACGCATGTTCGAGGTCAGTCGAGTAGAGGTTTGAGTGTTGAAGATGTACGTGGCTAAGGTTCACGAACTGGAGATGGGCTTCGCTGAGGTTCGCGAACTCGAGATGGGACTGGATGCCCGAGCCTCTTTGTACTCTAAAGAGTGCCGTCAAGGATGCGTATCGATCTTGGTTGCTCCCACTCGGATCCAGTGCGTTTGCACGTTCAATCTCGTAGTGTAGCAGCACGAGCAGCCACCAATCACCACGGAACGGCAGTCCCCAGTTCATGATTGGCTGATGTAACTGATTCCTGGCCAACCGGTCGAACGTCTCGTCCCCAAACGCCCTCCGCGCCACGTCCTCGTTGAACGCTTCGGTGCTCTCCTCATCCCGCCGCGCCGGATGGTCGGGCCCGTAGAACGGGCACACCAGCGGCCCGTCGTAGCACATCGGCCGCCAAGGCGGGCCCTCGGGCAGGCCCGCGACGAAGGCGGGCGTCTCGTCCGGGCTGGTTGGGGGTGGTGTTGGGGGGCTCGTGGGGGGTTCGTCGGCCATACCGGCCCGATGCTAGTTCGTGGCTCGGGGCTCAGGGCCGATCCGCGGGCAGCGGCACCCGACCAGGGGCCCCCACCAGTCGGCTCGCGGGGCGGCCCGGCCGACCGGCGATGCGCCCCAGCGGATCGGGGGGCGTCCCTGGTTGGTTGGCAGGAGCCACCAGTCGATCAGGAAGGGCCGCCAGCAAACTGGTGGCTCTTCCTAATTTTGGGATTGGAGCGCCCACGCCGGTGTTTTCGGACGCGTCCGGCCGTGCGAGCCACCCCGATCGAGGGGGAGCGGCGCACGGATCGCACGATTTCTCTGCCCGGTCGCACAACCGGATTTCCTCGCAGGGACCAGCGTTTTTCGCCTCTACGCCCGCGCCCGCCGGCGGCGCCGGCAAAAAACTTTCGCCAGTTCACGCGTTACCAGTAGAGCCGCCCCTCCATGCCGTCGAAGGTATGTCTGGCCCGAAAACACCCGGCGAGCCGGGCGGGCCGACTCGGACGGATCGACAGCAGGGGCGACGATCGGCCGCGTGGCCGGGGGCGCCCACCCGCCGGGGCCACGCGCGTGGGGCGGCCCGGCGAGACACGACCTCCCACGCCGAAGAAACGGAGCGCCACCATGGCCACCAACATGCCCCAGGAACGGGGCGCAGCGTTAGATTGGGTCGAGCAGCACATCGAGCCGTGGACGGACAACCAGGCGGCGATCGACTTGAGTGTCGCCCAGGTCGCGGCGATTACGCAACTTGCAACCACCGCCCGCGAAAAATTGACCGCCGCGGGTGCGGCGCGCCAGGCCGCGAAGAACGCCACCCAAGAGTGGTACGCCGCGGCCGACCAGATGAAGCAGCTCTCGAGCGACCTGATCATCGACATCAAGGCCTACGCCCGCGGGGATGGCGGCGAGCAGGTGTACACGCTCGCGCAGATCAACCCCAAGGACCCTCCCGGCGAGGCCCCGCCCCCGGCCGTGCCCAGCGACATGCGCACGAGCCTGACCAACGAGGGGTTTGTGGCCATGACCTGGAAGGGCAAGGGCCCGACGGGCACGCGTTACCACGTGCGGCGGCGCCTGCCGAGCGAGAGCGCGTTCGCGTTCCTTGGCGACACCAGCGACAAGAATTTTACTGACGAGACCGTGCCGCAGGGCACCACGCGCGTGGACTACCAGATCGTCGCGGTGCACACCGACAAGAGCGTGCCGGGCGAGCCGTTCTTCGTGCAGTTTGGTGCGGGCAACAACGACAGCGAGCCGGGCCAGCAGGACGGGGGCCAGCCCCTGGACTCGAAGGCGGCCTGACTGGCACGGCCAGACTGGCATCGCCAGACGGATCGGTTCCTTTCTTGTATTGGGCCCCGCGGCGCGTACGTCGTGGGGCCTGTTTCGTGTGTCCGAGCCCGGCCGATCTTGCGGCCTAAGAATGCCCGACCGGCCCCGCCCCGGGGCCCGCAACCCAACCCAAAGGAGCCCTCCCCATGGCCACCCCCGCACCCGTCGTCCACTTCGAGATCGGCAGCAAGGACCTCGCCAAGACCCGCGAGTTCTATGGCGACCTGCTCGGCTGGCAGAGCCAGGAGGGCGGCCCCAACATGGCCATGCTCAGCAATTTAGGTTCGTACGCCGAGCCCAAAACAGAGGGCATCGGCGGGCACTTCAGCAGCCTGGGCCACGAGCCGCACCAGTACGTCACCGTCTACGCCCAGGTCGACGACATCGAAGCAACACTGAAGAAGGCCGAAGAACTCGGCGGCAAGACCGTCGTCCCCAAGCAGGAGGTTCCCGAGATGGGCTGGTTCGCCTGGTTCGCCGACCCCGAGGGCAACGTCGTCGGGTTGTGGAAGCCGATGAGCAAGTAAGAACGTGGCAATTGGCAATTGGGAGTTGGCAATTGGAGAGAGGCCGCCGGCCCCCCTCCGACCAATTACCTATTGCCCCTCCTACCCCTCCACCAGCTTCAACGCCACCAGATCCTGCACGTCCAGCAACCCCACCGGCTTGCCATCGCCATCCACGATCGGCACCTCGTCCTGCCGATACTCGAGCACCAACGCCACCGCGTCGCGCGCCAGCGCCTCGCTCGAGATCGTCCGTGGGTTCCTCGTCATCACCTCGCCGATGGGCCGATCCAGCTCGGTCCGATCGCGCAGAACGAGCCGCCGCAAGTCGCCATCGGTAAAGATCCCCGCCAGCTTCCCCTCGGCATCCACGAGCAGGATCGCCCCCGGCCGGCGACCACTGGCCGTCTGCACCGCGTGCTGCGCCTCGATCACGCTCACGCTCTCGGGCGCGACGGGCAGATGGTCGTGGATCGTGCATCGGGCAATGTCCATCACCGGCCTGAGCGCGCCACCGAGCGCACCACCGGGATGCCGCCGCGCAAAATCCGCATCGGTAAACCCCCGCCGCGCCGCCGCCGAGATCGCCAGCGCATCGCCCAGCGCCAGCGTCGCCGTCGTCGATGCCGTAGGCGCACTGAACCGCGGGTGCAACGCCTCGTGATCGAGCCCGAGATACAACGGCACCGTCGCCAGCCGGCTCAGCGGGTCGGCCTGCTCACCATCCGCCGGCTTCTTCCCCGTGATCGTCACGATCGGCAGCTTGTCCTGCCGGAGCAACCCGCACAGCGCCACCACCTCGGCCGTCTTCCCACTGAACGAGAGCGCCAGCACCAGATCGCTCGGCCGGAACCGCCCAAGGTCCCCATGGGCCGCCTCGGTCGGGTGCACCAGGTGGCTCGGGATCCCCAGCGATGCCATCGTCGCGCTGATCTTCGCCCCCACGTGCCCGCTCTTGCCCAGGCCCGTCACCAGCACCGTGCCCCCGCTCTGGGCGCACGTATCGATCATCTCGACCGCCTTGGCAAAGCCCTCCGGAAGATCGGCGAGCGCCCCCACCGCCGCGGCCTCTTCCCTGAGGAGTTGGCTGGCCAGTTCGAGATGCTCGGAGGTATTCGTCGCGGTCGTCATTGGTGAGGGTATCACGCGAAAACCGTCCTAGACTGGACCATGGACGCCACCGGCCCCGCCATCGCCGTCGACGCCTTCGAGGGGCCCATGGACCTGCTCCTGCACCTGGTTCGCGTCCACGAGGTCGACATCCACGACATCCCCGTCGCCCTCATCGCCGAGCGGTACATGGAGGCTATTCGAGACCTCACCCGCATCGACATCGACACCGCCGGCGAGTTCCTGGTCATGGCCGCCACCCTGGCCGAGATCAAGAGCCGCGTCGTCGCCGCCGAGAACCTGAGCCCCGAAGACGCCGAACGGGCCCAGCGCGAGCACACCAAGGAAGATAAGCAGCCCGAGGACCCGCGGGCCGAGCTCGTCCGCCAGCTCCTCGAATACAAACGCCTCCGCGACCGCGCCGACGCCCTCGAAGAACGCCTGGCCACCTGGCAAAGCCGCGCCCGCGTCGCCCCCGCCCTGCGACCCTCTCGAGACGACGCCGAGGAAGACCTCGCCCTCGACATGGACGATTTGTCCTTGACCGATTTAGTCGAGGCCTTCGACCGCATCGCCAGCACCATCCAGTTCGACCGCCTGGGCGAGCACACCGTCACCGACGACGACACCCCCATCGAGCTCCACCAGGCCGACGCCATCGACCGCCTCGAACGCGCCCGCACCGAAACCGGCAACCCCGCCCTGCCCCTGAGCGCCCTCTTCACCGGCCGAACCAGAGGCGAAGCCATCGGCATGTTCCTGGCCATCCTCGAACTCATCCGCAACGTCCGCGTCCGCGCGTGGCGGGGCGAAACCAACGGCGAAGAACCCGGACAGGTCTGGTTGGGATTGGTCGAGACACAAACCCCCGCCGACAACTAAGCCCCCCGGCGCCACACCACCCTCCCAACCGAACCGGATGCGGAAGCACCCCACCTTCTTTCTCCCTTTCCCTCTCCCTCTTCCCAATTGCCAACTGCCCAATGCCAATTGCCCTCTGCTCTTACGCACACCCCGCATCGAACTCGTTCTGGAACGCCAGGAAATCAAAGATCGTGAACATGCCATCCCCATCGAAGTCGGCGATGGGGTCGGCGTCGTCGAAAAGATTGAAGAACTGCAAGAAGTCGAAGATGGTGAGTTCACCATCGCCGTCCAGATCGACGCGGCACGGCACGGCACAATCCATCGCAATCGGATTGAACGACACTATGCCCTTCGTTGGATCATCGCCGTTGTCGTAGATCATGCCAGCGATCTCGACGAGGTCATCCGTGCCCCAGCACACGCCGGTCGCGTCGATGTCGCTTGCCGAGCCGTTGTAGATGGCCGAACCCAAGTCGGCACTATTGCCCAACAAGCGATTGAACACGCCGGCCTCGGCGGCCATCGAGAACTCACCGCCCGATCGAACATGAATGGCACCGCCCAATCGGGCCGAGTTGTCCTGGAAGCTATTGCCGACCAGCCGCACATCACCGTCCCTGATATTTCCGATCGCTCCGCCGATGTCGGCCTGGTTCCCACGGAACGTGTTGCTCTCGATGCGCAGGCCGAGCCCGAACGTCACGGCGACCAGATCGATGGCCCCACCCGCGGCTGTTGTACTGTTCTCAAGGAATTGATTGCCCGCGACGAGAACAGTATCGGGCCGCTCCAGGATGCGCAGGGCACCCGCGCTCTCGGTTGCCGAGTTGTCCCGGAACACATTATCAATGACCTGAGCGTTGCGACTGCCCACCGTAAGGCCGCCGCTGAGAACCCCGGTGTTGCCCTCGAACACGCAACCGCGGATGATGATCGTCTCGAGCGCACTCGTTGCAGCCACGGCGATGAGTCCACCTCCGGAACTGCTCGCGGCCGAGTTGCCAGTGAACGTGCATTGTTCGACAAGGCAGGTATGTGCATCGTTCGCCAGGCGGAGCTCGGCACCACCCCCGCTACGCTCACTGGAATTATTTATAAAATGGCATCGTCGGATCTCAATATCTCTACCACCAAAAAAGAGTCCACCCCCACGGCCAGCTGCCGAGCCAGGCACGTGGTTGTTCTCAAATACGCAGTCCTGAATCCGCCATCCTGAGGCCTGCCAGATGCCAGCACCGCCACCGTTGGTCGTGGTCCCTCCCAGGTTGTTGTTCCGAAAGACACATCGCTCGAGCAACCCACCGCCACCACCGCGCACGTCAACCGCACCGTTGAGCATGCCCTCGAATACACAATCCGTGATGATCGTGACATCGGTAGTGTTGATATCCATGGCGACTTGGGAGTCACGAATCTCAACGTCACTGATCTCGATTCTTGAGTCGTCGTCCCGATGCGCGGAAGAACTGATCGCAAGGCGGCTGTTGACAATTCGGCCGCCAATCACTCGCACGTCATTGGTGCTGTTGGCCTCGATGCCGCCGAACGCATCCTGGATATCTACATCGAGCAGCCAAGCCGTTCGATCATCGCTCGGATTGCGGATCGAGATCGCGGGGCCCCCGCCCGTGATGGTCGCATGCTCGATGAACGGCGTGGATTCGTTCGCATCGATAGGTGATGCCGCATCGGTGATGTGAACGTGACGCAGGAGGCAGCCACGCACATACCGTCCATCGGTTGTTGCGACCGCGTCGAGAGCCGAGTCCTTTATCCCGATGCCGAGCCACACATCTGGCCCCGGAATCAGCGCGGCGAACGTAATCGGTTCGTCGGCGGTGCCATCGGCGATCAATGCGGCTGGACTTGCACCTACCAGGGGCTCGCCGACCTCGATGCCAGTACCATCGACGAATAACACCTGCACACCGGGCTCGATCGTCAGAGTGGCAGAATCTCGGACGAAGATTGTTGATGTCACGTGATATGGACTCTCCGCCTGGGTCCAGGTGGTGTCCTCATCGAGCACTCCACCTACGAGCGTTTGAGAGCGACAGTTGGACGTAAAGAGGAGCATCGCTGCCCACACTGCAAAACACGAAGACCTTGCCATCATGTGAGACTCCACGCAACTGGAACCAATCGAGAATCACCCGCACCCAGCGTCGAACTCGTTCTGGAACGCCAGGAAGTCGAACAGCGTCAGGCTGCCGTCGCCGTCGAAGTCGGCCGCCAGGTCGCCCGAGTCGAACAGGTTCTGGAAAGCCAGGAAGTCGAACAGCGTCAGGCTGCCGTCGCCGTCCAGGTCGGCGCGGCAGGCGTCGTCGCCGGGCCGCCACACGACGAAGTTGTCCGGCTGGCTGCCGGGGGTCATCACGATGTCGCCGATCTGGGTGATGTCGCCGTCGTCCTCGATGCGGAAGCTGTAGATGCCGCTCATGCCGTCGAACGACGTGGAATTGTCGGTGACAAACAGGAACTGGCCGGCCGGCAGCTCGAGCGTGCCCACCGTGCCCAGGTTGCCCTGGCTGCCAACATCGAACGAAACACCAAGCGCCGTCAGCGCGCCCGTCTCGTTGTCGGTCGAGAATCCCTGCACCGTCGCGTCCCGCCCATGCCCGGCGTACACGTAGCGGTTGTCGGGGCTCACTGTCACCCACGCGGGCGAATCGCCCGGGCTGATGAAGGGCGAGCCCGGCATGGTCTCGAGCGTGCCGGTCGGGCCCACGCGGAATCCGAGCACATCATTGCCCGTGCCGCTGATGCCGCCGCCAGCGTACAACCACTCGCCATTGGGCGCAAGCCACATGTCCAGCGCAAAATTCGGCGACGTAAACACGAACCCCGTCTCAGAGAGCATGCCATCGGCGTCAACGTCGTAGGCCGTCACGTTCGCCGAGCCGCCGCCGAAGTCCGAGTCCTGCACGAAGATCAGCCGGCGATCGTGGTCGGCCTCGATGTTGGTGATGAACGTCCCCTCGGCGGTGATGTCGCGCTGCACGAGCGAGCCGGTCATGGGCGAGGCGCCGGGCGTGTAGCGGTACACGCGCGCGAACGAATCGCCCAGGGCCGACTCAGCCACGGCGATGTACTCGTCGTCGATCCACGCCATGCCCAGCGGCGCGTTGGGCACGCTGAAGGTATCGATGACCTCCATCGTGCCATCCGGGGCGATCTCGATGATCGTGAGCTGCTCGGGATCGAGCGCCGTCGCGTGCCCGGTGGCCAGGAAGCTGCCGCCGGGCGATAGCGCGATGCCCTCGACGTTCGTGCCCGGCAACGAGCCGGTGCCCGCGGGCCGCTCGTCGATGATGAGGTAATCAACCTGCGCCAGCGCGCCGGTCGCGTCGGGCTGCAGGCTGGTGATGGCCCCGAGCAGGTTGCCGTTGTTGCCGACGAACACGGTGGGTTCGGTGGCCTGGCCGTACGCGGTGGCGCCGGCGGCAAGCGTGAGCACGGCGACAGTGGTGATGCGGTTCATGGGGAGGTCTCCTCTCTTGGGTGTGAAGATGCTACAGCATAACCGATCGGGATCGAACGGCTAGCCTGACGACCGCCAAACAACGGCGCGCATTCATGGCTGTGGGTTGGTTTTGCCCGCTATCGGACGTGCTGTGTCACGCCGGTGCGACGGCGGCCTGCGCCTCGTTCGAAACGAGTTCGGCGATGACCTCGCCCACGCTGTACGTCACGGCCTTGCCGGCCAGCAGGACGCGGTCGCCGGCGTCGCTGGTGACGACGTCGCATCGCAGCTCGCCGCCGCGCTTGGAGACCTGGCGCGCGGCGAGGCGGGTCTTGCCCAGGCGGTTGGCCCAGTAGGGCGCGAGGGCGCAGTGGGCGCTGCCGGTGACGGGGTCTTCGTCGACGCCCGCGCGCGGGGCGAAGAAACGCGAGACGAAGTCGTGGCTCGCGCCCGGGGCGGTGGCGATGATGCCGTGGGCTTCGATCTTGCCAAGCTTCTTCATGTCCGGCGCGAGGTCGTGGATGTCGCGTTTGGAATCGAAGACGGCGATGTAGGCGGGGTGGGCGTCGTCTCCCACGCCGATGTTCTCGGTGGTTTTGTGCAACTCAGCCGGGCTGACGCTGAGGGCTTCGACGATGGCGGCGTCGATATCGCAGGGCGCTGTTGCGCGCGCCGGGAAGTCCATGACGATGAGGTCGTCGTCGTGCTGCTTCTCGTGCCAGACGGTGAGCGGGCCGCCGAGGCTCTCGAACGTGAGGCGCTCGACGACCTCGGCTTCGTGGTTCCACAGCACGTGGGCGGCGGCGAGCGTGGCGTGGCCGCACAGGGGCACCTCGACGGTGGGCGTAAACCAGCGGAGGCGGCGGTCGGCGTTGCCATTACTGGATGGGCCGACAAAGACGGTCTCGCTCAGATTCTGCTCGGCGGCCACCTGCTGCATGACCGTATCGCTCGGCCATTGCTCGACCGGGACGACCGCGGCCGGGTTGCCACCGAAGACGTGGGGGGTGAAGGCGTCGACGTGGTAGATCTTCATGCGTGCCACCTTTCTATTGCAGTGGCACTCTATGGCACCGACGCGGTGTCGGTCGGCGGGCTACTTGCTGGGCTTCAGCACGGGCCCCAGGCCCAACGCACGCCGGAGGTCGACGATCTGCCCGGCGTGGGTAGCGATGTGGAAGCCCATGCGGAGGGCGAGGTCGCTGACGGTGGTCGTTCCCGCGCCCCAGGGGGTCTGGCGGGCGAGGGCGTCGTCGCTCGCGCCGTGTAGAGCGCCGGTCAGGTCGCGGTGGGCGTCGTGCATGATCTCGATGGCGCGTTCGAGGCCTGGGTAGCGATCGGGATCGTCGGTAGGCGATGAGCCGAAGGCGACGCTCTCGGTGGCGAAGCGTTGCGCGTCGCCGCGATCGCCCATGACGAAGGCGCCCGGTGACAGTTCGCCCGGCTCGTCGCTGCCATTGACGCGCTGGGTGCAGCGGTGGGCGGTGAGGGCGAGGTGGCCCAGTGTCCAGGCGGCGTGGTTGGGCAGGGCCGGGGCCTGGCTCGTTCGGTTCGAGTCGTCGAAGCCGGCGAGGAAGCGTTCGAAGAGGGCCTGGGAGTTCATCAGGTTGTGGGCGAGGAACTCGCCGTGGGCTTGGCTCATGGGTGCTGGGACTCCGGTTTGGTGACCGGCCAGTGTACGGCCGCGCCGGTACCATCGGGCATGGCAGCAGCACAGGCCCCTTGCGTCATTCCCAATCCGTACGGCCCACCGATCCCCGTGGGTGTTGGGTATCCATTACTTGTGATTGCCGGGCCTTGCACGCTGGAATCGCTGGAGATGGGGCTTGAAGTTGGGCGGGCGCTCAAGAAGGTGTGCGAGGCGGCGGGGCTGCCGTATGTGTTCAAAGCGAGTTTTGATAAGGCCAATCGGTCGAGCGCTGCGTCGCCACGGGGGCCCGGGCTGGAGCGGGGGCTGGAGTGGCTCGCGAAGATCGGACAGGAACTGGCGTGCCCGGTGACGACGGACATCCACCTGCCCGAGCAGGCCGTTCGCGTTGCCGAAGTGGCCAGCATCATCCAGATCCCGGCGTTCTTGTGCCGGCAGAGCGACCTGCTGACGGCCGCCGCGGAGGCCGCCGTTCCCAAGAGCGCGGTCGTGAATGTGAAGAAGGGCCAGTTCCTGAGCCCGCGCGAGATGCTCGGGCCGATCAAGAAGCTGCACGAGGCCGGGTGCGACAACGCGATGCTCACCGAGCGGGGGACGTTCTTTGGGTATCACCGGCTGGTGACCGACTTCATCGGCGTGGGCGACATGATGGAATTGGATCGCTCGAAGTTCTGCGACCTTGGCCCCGCACCGGTGTGCTTCGACGCCACGCACAGCACGCAGCTGCCGGGCAACGGCGAGCAGACCGGCGGGCGGCCCGAGCGGAGCCCCATGCTCGCGGCGGCGGCGGTGGTGGCGGGTGTGCAGGCGTTGTTCATCGAGAGCCACCCGGAGCCGGGCAAGGCTTGGAGCGATGGGGCGACGCAGTTGCCTATTGAGACGGCGGCGGCGTTGATTACGCAGGCGGCGGGGTTGCGGGCGGCGATGGGCTCAAATTAGTTTGGAGAAACCGACCCGTTGTGGTATGCTGGGCAGAGGCCCAAGGAGGAGTCTGCCATGCGCTGGATCATGATCGCCCTTTGTACGCTCCTGCCGACACTCGCCCACGCGCAGGATCCCGATCCGAGGTACGTCATCCACATCGAGGTCGATCGGCCGGTGCTTGAGCCGGGGGAGAGCGCGACGATCGAGTTGCGGTGTGGGTTCGACTCCGATGCGTTCTGGGCAATCAACGGCGTCTACACCAGTTTAACAGGCTTTCAGCACGCTGGCATGGTGAGCAACCTGGAGATTCTCCAGCCGCTGCGGGGACCGGGAACACGCGAGGGCGTTTTCGACGGAGAAACCGTGACGGAAATCATCGCGGGTCAGATCCAGTCGCCGACCGCCGCAATTCTGGCCGACCCCGCGGACCCCGCTCCGCTCTGGCGTGGCGTGTTTACGGCGGATGAAACCGGTGAATTGCAACTCTCGACAATCACAGCTCGCTACCACGTCTTCCTGGAGATGTACGAGTACTGGAACGAGGACAAGATCGACGAGCTGATCGAGGGCTCGGCCACCATCACCATCGTCCCCTGCCGCGCCGACTTCAATGGCGACGGTGTGGCCGACATCTTCGACTTCCTGGCATTCTTCAACGCCTTCGACGCCGGCGACCCGCTGGCCGACTTCGACTTCGACGGCGAGCTGACGGTGTTCGATTTTCTGGCGTTCCAGAACCGGTTCGATCTTGGGTGCTGAGGCGGCCATGGATCGCGGCGGGCGGTCTGCCCATCGCGTGCGGCATCGCTCCCGTCGCGTCAGGAAGCGTCTCCACCGCGTTTGGGAGGGCGGCCACCACGTTCGCGAGGGCGGCCGCCGCGTTGGGTGGGGCGTCCATCGCGTCAGGAATGGCTCCCACCGCGTTCGGGAGCCTTCCGATCGCGGTCGGAAGGGTTCCTGAATCGCGTTTTCGGACGCACACAGGGCGATCCCTCCAACAAACACCGATCAAATCTCGAGGGGCAACACCGGCGGCGGGGCGGGGCCCACGTCCGCTAAACTCTGGCCATGACGCCAACCTTGGCCCCCACACTCGCCCCCACGCTCGCCGCCTGGCTGCACGATCTGGACCCCGTCGCCCTCCGCCTAGGGCCGGCGACCATCTATTGGTACGGCGTCTCGTACGTCGTGGGCTTCGCCCTGGCGTGGGTGCTGCTGCGGGTGGCGGCGTGGCGGGGGATGACGCCCGTCCCCGGGGCCGCGATCGGCGACGTGGTGCTGTTCGGGGGCATCGGCGGGGTCATCGGCGGGCGCGTTGGGTACCTCTTGATCTACAACCCGGCGCTCTTGGGAGAGTTCACGAACTCGTTCCCGTTCTGGCAGGCGCTCAACATTGCGCGGGGGGGCATGGCCAGCCACGGGGGCATGGTGGGCGTGCTGCTGGGGTTGCTGCTGCTGGGGCGCGTGCTGAGGAAGCGGGCGGAGAAGGAGGGCCTGCCCGAGCTGGCGAGGGTGCCAAGCCTGCACCTGGTTGACTTGGCGGTGGCGGTGGTGCCGATCGGATTGATGTGCGGGCGGCTGGCGAACTTCGTGAATGGGGAGCTGCTGGGCAGGGTCGTGGCGGGACCGGGCGAGCCGGCACCGGGGTGGGCTGTGCGCTTCCCGCAAGAGATCCTGTCGCGCGGGCAGACCGGGGAGATCAGCGACGCCCAGATCCACGCGGCGGCCGAGGCGGTGGGGATGAGCTCGCTGGAGATGATGGTCGAGGCCGGCCAGGAGCGATTCGTTGTCGCGTATACCCAGCT
It contains:
- a CDS encoding right-handed parallel beta-helix repeat-containing protein — protein: MTSTIFVRDSATLTIEPGVQVLFVDGTGIEVGEPLVGASPAALIADGTADEPITFAALIPGPDVWLGIGIKDSALDAVATTDGRYVRGCLLRHVHITDAASPIDANESTPFIEHATITGGGPAISIRNPSDDRTAWLLDVDIQDAFGGIEANSTNDVRVIGGRIVNSRLAISSSAHRDDDSRIEISDVEIRDSQVAMDINTTDVTIITDCVFEGMLNGAVDVRGGGGGLLERCVFRNNNLGGTTTNGGGAGIWQASGWRIQDCVFENNHVPGSAAGRGGGLFFGGRDIEIRRCHFINNSSERSGGGAELRLANDAHTCLVEQCTFTGNSAASSSGGGLIAVAATSALETIIIRGCVFEGNTGVLSGGLTVGSRNAQVIDNVFRDNSATESAGALRILERPDTVLVAGNQFLENSTTAAGGAIDLVAVTFGLGLRIESNTFRGNQADIGGAIGNIRDGDVRLVGNSFQDNSARLGGAIHVRSGGEFSMAAEAGVFNRLLGNSADLGSAIYNGSASDIDATGVCWGTDDLVEIAGMIYDNGDDPTKGIVSFNPIAMDCAVPCRVDLDGDGELTIFDFLQFFNLFDDADPIADFDGDGMFTIFDFLAFQNEFDAGCA
- a CDS encoding PhzF family phenazine biosynthesis protein, which translates into the protein MKIYHVDAFTPHVFGGNPAAVVPVEQWPSDTVMQQVAAEQNLSETVFVGPSSNGNADRRLRWFTPTVEVPLCGHATLAAAHVLWNHEAEVVERLTFESLGGPLTVWHEKQHDDDLIVMDFPARATAPCDIDAAIVEALSVSPAELHKTTENIGVGDDAHPAYIAVFDSKRDIHDLAPDMKKLGKIEAHGIIATAPGASHDFVSRFFAPRAGVDEDPVTGSAHCALAPYWANRLGKTRLAARQVSKRGGELRCDVVTSDAGDRVLLAGKAVTYSVGEVIAELVSNEAQAAVAPA
- a CDS encoding beta-propeller fold lactonase family protein; the encoded protein is MNRITTVAVLTLAAGATAYGQATEPTVFVGNNGNLLGAITSLQPDATGALAQVDYLIIDERPAGTGSLPGTNVEGIALSPGGSFLATGHATALDPEQLTIIEIAPDGTMEVIDTFSVPNAPLGMAWIDDEYIAVAESALGDSFARVYRYTPGASPMTGSLVQRDITAEGTFITNIEADHDRRLIFVQDSDFGGGSANVTAYDVDADGMLSETGFVFTSPNFALDMWLAPNGEWLYAGGGISGTGNDVLGFRVGPTGTLETMPGSPFISPGDSPAWVTVSPDNRYVYAGHGRDATVQGFSTDNETGALTALGVSFDVGSQGNLGTVGTLELPAGQFLFVTDNSTSFDGMSGIYSFRIEDDGDITQIGDIVMTPGSQPDNFVVWRPGDDACRADLDGDGSLTLFDFLAFQNLFDSGDLAADFDGDGSLTLFDFLAFQNEFDAGCG
- a CDS encoding pentapeptide repeat-containing protein — its product is MADEPPTSPPTPPPTSPDETPAFVAGLPEGPPWRPMCYDGPLVCPFYGPDHPARRDEESTEAFNEDVARRAFGDETFDRLARNQLHQPIMNWGLPFRGDWWLLVLLHYEIERANALDPSGSNQDRYASLTALFRVQRGSGIQSHLEFANLSEAHLQFVNLSHVHLQHSNLYSTDLEHAYLGDARLEYANFSQALLQHASLYSTHLEHAYLGGASLDHGHYHSAYFEHAYLGYASLEHADLTSTHFEHANLCWASLDHADVRHASGLLVYANLADRLHIEGAAPDPWSVLRRTYTGPRYALHLLLTLAFLLPFVVSVSNLGAIDRAYTAIAEATPRPAFEPRLGDLPGAGTHGVAEPRVENLSHGELRRLVERFDRHHAPTPAWWVLVGGLEAWYFAILTAIVAAYNVVRLVVMLGAWRWLVFGAGDVNTAGVTALREAEERSRVTPSLEDYYGPLHPLSATYKRRVLGFTGEDDNELQPSEHEPARAARLWREWLWMASCWLRYDKNFPLMAIGLYRLHCIARVLFWLAVAAFVFRAAHWVLTATVPAPIDALL
- a CDS encoding segregation/condensation protein A translates to MDATGPAIAVDAFEGPMDLLLHLVRVHEVDIHDIPVALIAERYMEAIRDLTRIDIDTAGEFLVMAATLAEIKSRVVAAENLSPEDAERAQREHTKEDKQPEDPRAELVRQLLEYKRLRDRADALEERLATWQSRARVAPALRPSRDDAEEDLALDMDDLSLTDLVEAFDRIASTIQFDRLGEHTVTDDDTPIELHQADAIDRLERARTETGNPALPLSALFTGRTRGEAIGMFLAILELIRNVRVRAWRGETNGEEPGQVWLGLVETQTPADN
- a CDS encoding KpsF/GutQ family sugar-phosphate isomerase — encoded protein: MTTATNTSEHLELASQLLREEAAAVGALADLPEGFAKAVEMIDTCAQSGGTVLVTGLGKSGHVGAKISATMASLGIPSHLVHPTEAAHGDLGRFRPSDLVLALSFSGKTAEVVALCGLLRQDKLPIVTITGKKPADGEQADPLSRLATVPLYLGLDHEALHPRFSAPTASTTATLALGDALAISAAARRGFTDADFARRHPGGALGGALRPVMDIARCTIHDHLPVAPESVSVIEAQHAVQTASGRRPGAILLVDAEGKLAGIFTDGDLRRLVLRDRTELDRPIGEVMTRNPRTISSEALARDAVALVLEYRQDEVPIVDGDGKPVGLLDVQDLVALKLVEG
- a CDS encoding VOC family protein, with translation MATPAPVVHFEIGSKDLAKTREFYGDLLGWQSQEGGPNMAMLSNLGSYAEPKTEGIGGHFSSLGHEPHQYVTVYAQVDDIEATLKKAEELGGKTVVPKQEVPEMGWFAWFADPEGNVVGLWKPMSK